From Cellulosimicrobium cellulans, the proteins below share one genomic window:
- a CDS encoding APC family permease, whose product MSFLPLVPATTRCQGGRVDPTTPLATPRAALDHAVTATTAPPREHASSGTLGLARGSALYVASVLGTGVLALPGLATRVAGPASVLAVALVLVASVPLAGTFAALAARHPDRGGVASAVRAALGPTAARATGYWFYLGVCVGVPVVAVLGAEYVVAVVGADRGTVPVVAVALVVVPSVAVWLGIRVAGAVQLGLTSLLLAAVVVVVAVAAPAVSAERFTPFLSEGWSGVGSAVSLFVWAFAGWEVGTHVSAEFRDPRRTIPAATGIALVVVGVAYLALQVTTVGVLGAGAGSGTVALLDLARTGAPAAGPVVVGVVAAIVTSGVLTAYLAAFANLGQALARDGDLPRPLAALSGRADVPRRALAVTLVLSAAYLAVLVATGLDLEPFVRVHTSCMVAVYALGMLAALRLLPRRTVGWWLAAVATALTGVLLVLAGASLVAPALLAVGATTVTLVRHRRATP is encoded by the coding sequence GTGTCCTTCCTGCCGCTCGTCCCGGCCACGACCCGCTGCCAGGGTGGGCGCGTGGACCCGACGACACCTCTCGCGACGCCGCGCGCCGCCCTCGACCACGCCGTGACGGCGACCACCGCTCCCCCGCGCGAGCACGCGTCGTCGGGCACCCTGGGGCTCGCGCGCGGCAGCGCCCTGTACGTGGCGAGCGTGCTCGGGACGGGCGTGCTCGCGCTGCCCGGGCTCGCCACGCGCGTCGCGGGCCCCGCGTCCGTCCTCGCCGTCGCCCTGGTGCTCGTCGCGAGCGTCCCGCTCGCCGGCACGTTCGCGGCGCTCGCCGCGCGGCACCCGGACCGGGGCGGCGTCGCGAGCGCGGTGCGCGCGGCCCTCGGCCCGACGGCGGCCCGCGCCACGGGCTACTGGTTCTACCTCGGGGTGTGCGTGGGCGTGCCCGTCGTGGCGGTGCTCGGCGCGGAGTACGTCGTCGCGGTCGTGGGGGCGGACCGCGGGACCGTCCCGGTCGTGGCCGTCGCGCTCGTCGTCGTGCCGTCGGTCGCCGTGTGGCTCGGGATCCGCGTCGCCGGCGCCGTCCAGCTCGGGCTCACGTCCCTGCTGCTCGCCGCCGTCGTCGTGGTGGTCGCGGTGGCGGCGCCCGCCGTGAGCGCGGAGCGGTTCACGCCGTTCCTCAGCGAGGGCTGGTCCGGCGTCGGCTCCGCGGTGAGCCTGTTCGTGTGGGCGTTCGCGGGCTGGGAGGTCGGCACGCACGTCTCGGCCGAATTCCGCGACCCGCGCCGCACCATCCCCGCCGCGACCGGGATCGCGCTGGTCGTCGTCGGCGTCGCCTACCTCGCCCTGCAGGTCACCACGGTCGGCGTGCTCGGCGCCGGAGCCGGCTCCGGCACCGTCGCGCTGCTCGACCTCGCGCGCACCGGCGCGCCCGCCGCGGGGCCCGTGGTCGTCGGCGTCGTGGCGGCGATCGTCACGTCCGGCGTCCTCACCGCCTACCTCGCGGCCTTCGCGAACCTGGGCCAGGCGCTCGCGCGCGACGGTGACCTGCCGCGCCCGCTCGCCGCGCTCTCCGGCCGCGCGGACGTCCCGCGGCGCGCGCTCGCCGTCACCCTCGTGCTCAGCGCGGCGTACCTCGCGGTGCTCGTCGCCACCGGCCTCGACCTCGAGCCGTTCGTCCGCGTGCACACGAGCTGCATGGTGGCGGTGTACGCGCTCGGGATGCTCGCCGCCCTGCGCCTGCTCCCCCGCCGCACCGTCGGCTGGTGGCTCGCCGCCGTCGCGACCGCCCTCACCGGCGTCCTGCTCGTCCTCGCAGGTGCCTCGCTCGTCGCCCCGGCGCTCCTCGCCGTCGGCGCCACCACGGTCACGCTCGTGCGGCACCGGCGAGCCACGCCCTGA
- a CDS encoding GNAT family N-acetyltransferase has translation MHPFTLDDGHVHLSSPTLDDADAITAACQDPAVAAWTVVPSPYAREDAVQFVSEYVGPGWERGDVLTWGVRASAGPSGIPGPDGAGPLLGMVGLSLDDAPEGRRSAEIGYWAAPEARGRGLTTAACRLVVDWAFDPEGLGLARLFWQAYVGNWPSRRTAWRLGFRVEGAVRGFALQRGERRDAWLGTLLPDDPREPNEPWPADAPSSGRAA, from the coding sequence GTGCACCCCTTCACCCTCGACGACGGCCACGTCCACCTGTCCAGCCCGACCCTCGACGACGCGGACGCGATCACGGCGGCGTGCCAGGACCCGGCGGTCGCGGCGTGGACCGTCGTCCCGTCCCCGTACGCGCGCGAGGACGCGGTGCAGTTCGTGTCGGAGTACGTGGGACCGGGCTGGGAGCGCGGGGACGTCCTCACGTGGGGCGTGCGCGCGAGCGCCGGCCCCTCGGGCATCCCCGGCCCCGACGGCGCCGGTCCCCTCCTCGGGATGGTCGGACTGAGCCTCGACGACGCGCCCGAGGGGCGTCGGTCGGCCGAGATCGGCTACTGGGCGGCCCCCGAGGCACGGGGCCGCGGTCTGACGACCGCGGCGTGCAGGCTCGTCGTCGACTGGGCATTCGACCCGGAGGGCCTGGGGCTCGCGCGGCTCTTCTGGCAGGCGTACGTCGGCAACTGGCCGTCGCGGCGCACCGCCTGGCGGCTCGGCTTCCGGGTCGAGGGCGCGGTGCGCGGGTTCGCGCTCCAGCGCGGCGAGCGGCGCGACGCGTGGCTCGGCACGCTCCTGCCCGACGACCCGCGCGAGCCGAACGAGCCCTGGCCGGCGGACGCGCCGTCGTCGGGCCGCGCCGCCTGA
- the ald gene encoding alanine dehydrogenase: MRIGIPTEVKNHEDRVALTPAGAHHLVRAGHDVLVQSGAGAGSHLSDAEFEGAGARIVASAEEVWGEAELVCKVKEPVASEHALLRDDLLLFAYLHLAADPACTRALLDAGTTSVAYETAQAPDGTLPLLAPMSEVAGRMATQVGAWLLQRPAGGRGVLLGGVPGTRPGRVVVLGGGTAGRNAAEVAVGMRAEVTVVDLSLPVLRAADQEFSGHVRTVVSSAYAIEREVLEADLVVGAVLVAGARAPRLVTDDLVARMRPGAVLVDVAVDQGGCFEGSRPTTHDDPTFAVHGTTFYCVANMPGAVPVTSTLALTSATLPYLAALADGGVEAVRAVPILRSGASTHRGALLNEAVAAAHGLPWTPAEDALRT; the protein is encoded by the coding sequence ATGAGGATCGGCATACCCACCGAGGTCAAGAACCACGAGGACCGCGTCGCGCTCACCCCCGCCGGCGCCCACCACCTCGTGCGGGCCGGGCACGACGTGCTCGTCCAGTCCGGGGCCGGTGCCGGCTCCCACCTGTCCGACGCGGAGTTCGAGGGCGCCGGTGCCCGGATCGTCGCCTCCGCCGAGGAGGTCTGGGGCGAGGCGGAGCTCGTGTGCAAGGTCAAGGAGCCGGTCGCGAGCGAGCACGCGCTCCTGCGCGACGACCTGCTGCTCTTCGCCTACCTGCACCTCGCCGCGGACCCGGCCTGCACGCGGGCGCTCCTCGACGCCGGCACGACCTCCGTCGCGTACGAGACGGCGCAGGCGCCCGACGGCACGCTCCCGCTGCTCGCGCCCATGAGCGAGGTCGCCGGGCGCATGGCCACCCAGGTCGGCGCCTGGCTCCTGCAGCGGCCCGCGGGAGGTCGCGGCGTCCTGCTCGGCGGCGTGCCGGGCACGCGGCCCGGGCGGGTCGTGGTGCTCGGGGGCGGGACCGCGGGGCGCAACGCGGCCGAGGTCGCGGTGGGCATGCGCGCCGAGGTGACCGTGGTCGACCTGTCGCTGCCCGTGCTGCGCGCCGCCGACCAGGAGTTCTCCGGGCACGTGCGCACCGTCGTGTCGAGCGCGTACGCGATCGAGCGCGAGGTGCTGGAGGCCGACCTCGTCGTCGGGGCCGTGCTCGTCGCGGGGGCGCGCGCCCCGCGCCTCGTCACCGACGACCTCGTCGCGCGCATGCGCCCCGGCGCCGTGCTCGTCGACGTCGCCGTCGACCAGGGCGGCTGCTTCGAGGGGTCGCGACCCACCACGCACGACGACCCGACGTTCGCGGTCCACGGCACGACGTTCTACTGCGTGGCGAACATGCCCGGCGCGGTCCCCGTGACCAGCACGCTCGCCCTCACGAGCGCGACGCTGCCCTACCTCGCGGCGCTCGCGGACGGCGGGGTCGAGGCGGTGCGGGCCGTCCCGATCCTCCGGTCGGGGGCGTCCACCCACCGCGGCGCGCTCCTCAACGAGGCGGTCGCCGCCGCGCACGGCCTGCCGTGGACGCCCGCGGAGGACGCCCTGCGCACCTGA
- a CDS encoding M3 family metallopeptidase: MIDLDPANPFAAPSALPYELPDYDAIREEHYLPALRAATAAQRAAIEAVATDDAAPTAVTVLEALERSGREVARVLNAFYNQLSADATPGLEEIEEEFAPELAAHHDAIYMDARLYARARALQDAVDAGEQTLEPDAAWLLHTLLVRFRRSGVELDAAQQERLRELNGRLTTLEAAFGRKLLAGANAASVLVTDRAELDGLAEDAVAGAAAAAASRGHEGAWLLEMQLPTQQGVLASLARRDVRERVQQASESRGATGDDHDTREIVLETVRLRAERARLLGYEHHAAYVAEDATAKTTEAVDAMLARLAPAAVANARREAADLEVALRADEPGATLRASDWSFYAERVRKDRYALDDALLRPYLELERVVHDGVFAAANRLFGVSFAERHDLVGYHPDVRVFEVFDAETPGEPGQGLGLFLADWYTRESKRGGAWMNNLVDQNHLLGQKPVVVNNLNIVKPPAGQPTLLVWDEVITLFHEFGHALHGLFSDVRYPSQSGTEVPRDFVEYPSQVNEMWAWEPSVLRSYAVHHVTGEPMPAEWVDTMLASRQFNEGFGTTEYLAAALLDQAWHQVGPEAVPASEADVVPFEAAALEAAGVAFAPVPPRYRTTYYNHVFGGGYAAGYYSYIWSEVLDADTVEWYRENGGLSRENGERFRRVLLARGGSQDPLQSFRELRGRDADIGPLLARRGLDA, translated from the coding sequence ATGATCGACCTCGATCCCGCCAACCCGTTCGCCGCGCCCTCGGCGCTGCCGTACGAGCTGCCCGACTACGACGCGATCCGCGAGGAGCACTACCTGCCCGCGCTGCGCGCGGCGACCGCGGCCCAGCGCGCGGCGATCGAGGCCGTCGCGACCGACGACGCGGCCCCGACCGCCGTCACCGTGCTCGAGGCGCTCGAGCGGTCGGGCCGCGAGGTCGCGCGCGTGCTCAACGCGTTCTACAACCAGCTCTCGGCCGACGCGACGCCGGGGCTGGAGGAGATCGAGGAGGAGTTCGCGCCCGAGCTCGCGGCGCACCACGACGCGATCTACATGGACGCGCGCCTGTACGCGCGCGCCCGCGCGCTGCAGGACGCCGTCGACGCCGGCGAGCAGACGCTCGAGCCCGACGCCGCGTGGCTGCTGCACACGCTCCTGGTGCGGTTCCGCCGCTCGGGCGTCGAGCTCGACGCCGCGCAGCAGGAGCGCCTGCGCGAGCTCAACGGCCGCCTCACCACGCTCGAGGCCGCGTTCGGCCGCAAGCTGCTCGCGGGCGCGAACGCGGCGAGCGTGCTCGTCACCGACCGCGCCGAGCTCGACGGCCTCGCCGAGGACGCCGTCGCGGGGGCGGCGGCTGCCGCCGCCTCGCGCGGGCACGAGGGGGCGTGGCTGCTCGAGATGCAGCTCCCCACCCAGCAGGGCGTCCTCGCGTCGCTCGCGCGCCGCGACGTGCGCGAGCGCGTGCAGCAGGCGTCGGAGTCGCGCGGCGCGACCGGCGACGACCACGACACGCGCGAGATCGTGCTGGAGACCGTGCGCCTGCGTGCCGAGCGCGCGCGCCTGCTCGGCTACGAGCACCACGCCGCGTACGTCGCGGAGGACGCGACCGCGAAGACGACCGAGGCCGTCGACGCGATGCTGGCGCGGCTCGCTCCCGCCGCCGTCGCGAACGCGCGGCGCGAGGCTGCCGACCTCGAGGTCGCGCTGCGGGCCGACGAGCCCGGCGCGACGCTGCGCGCGTCCGACTGGTCGTTCTACGCCGAGCGCGTGCGCAAGGACCGCTACGCGCTCGACGACGCGCTCCTGCGCCCCTACCTGGAGCTCGAGCGCGTCGTGCACGACGGCGTCTTCGCGGCGGCGAACCGGCTCTTCGGCGTCTCGTTCGCCGAGCGCCACGACCTCGTCGGCTACCACCCCGACGTCCGGGTCTTCGAGGTCTTCGACGCGGAGACGCCGGGCGAGCCCGGCCAGGGCCTCGGCCTGTTCCTCGCCGACTGGTACACGCGCGAGTCCAAGCGCGGCGGGGCGTGGATGAACAACCTCGTCGACCAGAACCACCTCCTCGGGCAGAAGCCGGTCGTCGTGAACAACCTCAACATCGTCAAGCCGCCGGCCGGCCAGCCCACGCTGCTCGTCTGGGACGAGGTCATCACGCTGTTCCACGAGTTCGGGCACGCGCTGCACGGCCTGTTCTCCGACGTGCGCTACCCGTCGCAGTCCGGCACCGAGGTGCCGCGCGACTTCGTCGAGTACCCCTCGCAGGTCAACGAGATGTGGGCATGGGAGCCGTCGGTCCTGCGCTCCTACGCGGTGCACCACGTCACGGGCGAGCCGATGCCCGCCGAGTGGGTCGACACCATGCTCGCCTCGCGCCAGTTCAACGAGGGCTTCGGCACGACCGAGTACCTCGCCGCGGCGCTGCTCGACCAGGCCTGGCACCAGGTCGGGCCCGAGGCCGTCCCGGCGTCCGAGGCCGACGTCGTGCCGTTCGAGGCCGCCGCGCTCGAGGCGGCGGGCGTCGCGTTCGCGCCCGTCCCGCCGCGCTACCGCACCACGTACTACAACCACGTGTTCGGGGGCGGGTACGCGGCCGGCTACTACTCGTACATCTGGTCCGAGGTGCTCGACGCCGACACCGTCGAGTGGTACCGCGAGAACGGCGGCCTGTCGCGCGAGAACGGCGAGCGCTTCCGCCGCGTCCTGCTCGCCCGCGGCGGCTCGCAGGACCCGCTGCAGTCGTTCCGCGAGCTGCGCGGCCGCGACGCCGACATCGGGCCGCTCCTCGCCCGCCGCGGCCTCGACGCCTGA
- a CDS encoding response regulator: MIRVVLVDDQPLVRTGIRALLERADDVEVVGEAADGREGVALVRHVRPDVVLMDLQMPVLDGIAATREIVEGATRATPQGADPAGPRVVVLTTFDDDANLFAALRAGASGFLLKDASPDELRAAVRTAAAGDALLSPAVTARVVAQAVDGGRRNEALVAAVAGRLTDREREVLAHVGRGLTNDEIGATLFMSPATARTHVGRILAKLGVRDRAGLVVVAYETGLVRPGTPPR, from the coding sequence GTGATCCGCGTCGTGCTGGTCGACGACCAGCCCCTCGTGCGGACCGGCATCCGCGCGCTGCTCGAGCGCGCGGACGACGTCGAGGTCGTCGGCGAGGCCGCCGACGGCCGGGAGGGCGTCGCGCTCGTGCGCCACGTGCGCCCCGACGTCGTGCTCATGGACCTCCAGATGCCCGTGCTCGACGGGATCGCCGCCACGCGCGAGATCGTCGAGGGCGCCACCCGGGCGACCCCCCAGGGCGCCGACCCGGCCGGGCCGCGTGTCGTCGTCCTCACGACGTTCGACGACGACGCGAACCTCTTCGCGGCGCTGCGGGCGGGGGCGTCGGGCTTCCTGCTCAAGGACGCGAGCCCCGACGAGCTGCGCGCCGCGGTGCGCACCGCCGCCGCGGGCGACGCGCTGCTCTCCCCCGCGGTCACGGCGCGCGTGGTCGCGCAGGCGGTGGACGGCGGGCGACGCAACGAGGCGCTCGTCGCCGCGGTCGCAGGCCGGCTCACGGACCGCGAGCGCGAGGTGCTCGCGCACGTCGGACGCGGGCTGACCAACGACGAGATCGGCGCGACGCTGTTCATGAGCCCGGCGACGGCCCGCACGCACGTGGGCCGCATCCTCGCCAAGCTGGGCGTGCGAGACCGGGCCGGCCTCGTCGTCGTCGCCTACGAGACCGGCCTGGTCCGCCCGGGCACCCCGCCGAGGTAG